A stretch of Thermodesulfobacteriota bacterium DNA encodes these proteins:
- a CDS encoding cyclic nucleotide-binding domain-containing protein, producing the protein SFAVTARPPGGSEPVRLAELGPGTLFGEVALVSRAPRTATVTALEEGEVLRVAAEDLEPVLAAHPELRRALEALRDERAAATISQLLGRRA; encoded by the coding sequence TCCTTTGCCGTCACGGCCAGGCCGCCCGGCGGGTCGGAGCCCGTGCGCCTGGCCGAGCTCGGGCCCGGCACCCTCTTCGGGGAGGTGGCCCTGGTGAGCCGGGCCCCCCGCACCGCCACCGTGACCGCCCTGGAGGAGGGGGAGGTGCTCCGGGTCGCCGCGGAGGACCTGGAGCCCGTGCTCGCGGCCCACCCGGAGCTGCGCCGGGCGCTGGAGGCGCTGCGTGACGAGCGGGCCGCGGCCACCATCTCCCAGCTCCTGGGGAGGCGCGCCTGA
- a CDS encoding ABC transporter ATP-binding protein codes for MDALLEARDVRKVFVQGGARLEVLKGIELTVARGECLAVVGPSGAGKSTLLHILGGLDRPSAGQVLFCGEDVFRRPDPDLARFRNRHVGFVFQFHHLLAEFTALENAAMPARIAGRPREEAEARAREILEAVGLGARLTHRPGELSGGEQQRVALARALALDPPLVLADEPTGNLDHGTGEAMHRLMLDWNRRAGTALVVVTHNRELAQSMDRIVTLADGRVTQEERMAR; via the coding sequence ATGGATGCTCTTCTGGAGGCGCGCGACGTGCGCAAGGTGTTCGTGCAGGGAGGCGCCCGGCTCGAGGTGCTCAAGGGCATCGAGCTCACGGTGGCGCGGGGGGAGTGCCTGGCCGTGGTGGGGCCCTCGGGGGCCGGAAAGTCCACCCTGCTCCACATCCTGGGAGGCCTGGACCGGCCCAGCGCGGGGCAGGTGCTCTTTTGCGGCGAGGACGTGTTCCGGCGCCCCGACCCCGATCTGGCGCGCTTTCGCAACCGGCACGTGGGGTTCGTGTTCCAGTTCCACCACCTCCTGGCCGAGTTCACCGCCCTGGAGAACGCCGCCATGCCCGCGCGGATCGCGGGACGGCCCCGGGAGGAGGCCGAGGCCCGGGCGCGGGAGATCCTGGAGGCGGTGGGCCTGGGGGCGCGGCTCACCCACCGGCCCGGGGAGCTCTCGGGAGGGGAGCAACAGCGGGTAGCCCTGGCCCGGGCCCTGGCGCTCGACCCGCCCCTGGTGCTGGCCGACGAGCCCACGGGCAACCTGGATCACGGCACGGGAGAGGCTATGCACCGCCTCATGCTCGACTGGAACCGCCGCGCGGGCACGGCCCTGGTGGTGGTGACCCACAACCGGGAGCTGGCCCAGTCCATGGACCGGATCGTCACCCTGGCCGATGGCCGGGTGACGCAGGAAGAGAGGATGGCCCGGTGA